From Arachis stenosperma cultivar V10309 chromosome 2, arast.V10309.gnm1.PFL2, whole genome shotgun sequence, one genomic window encodes:
- the LOC130961453 gene encoding AT-hook motif nuclear-localized protein 22-like has product MDPVAAQGRPLPPPFLTRDLHLHPHHQFQPHHNLNNTNTNQTTDLNDQNRGQKRDRADDQNPATPPSTGDGKDPHSGGGESGEISRRPRGRPAGSKNKPKPPIIITRDSANALRSHVMEVANGCDIMESVTVFARRRQRGVCILSGSGTVTNVTLRQPASPGAVVTLHGRFEILSLSGSFLPPPAPPAASGLAIYLAGGQGQVVGGSVVGPLLAAGPVVIMAASFGNAAYERLPLEEEEGSVPVSGSGGGGLGSPGIVGQQPQPQPQPQQLVGGDPNSSSMFHGGVPQNLLNSCQLPAEGFWGGSGARPPF; this is encoded by the coding sequence ATGGACCCAGTCGCAGcacaaggaagacctctaccgCCTCCTTTTCTTACCAGAGACCTTCATCTACACCCTCATCATCAATTTCAACCACACCATAatctcaacaacaccaacacCAACCAAACCACCGATTTGAATGACCAAAACCGTGGCCAAAAGCGTGACCGTGCCGATGACCAGAACCCCGCCACCCCTCCTTCTACTGGAGACGGCAAGGATCCGCACTCCGGCGGAGGAGAATCCGGCGAGATCTCCAGGAGACCCAGGGGGAGACCAGCAGGCTCCAAGAACAAGCCTAAGCCACCCATCATCATCACAAGGGACAGTGCAAATGCTTTAAGATCTCATGTCATGGAAGTTGCAAACGGTTGTGACATCATGGAGAGTGTCACCGTCTTCGCGCGGCGGCGCCAGCGCGGTGTCTGTATCCTCAGCGGCAGTGGAACGGTTACCAACGTAACTCTCCGGCAGCCGGCTTCGCCGGGTGCCGTCGTAACCCTACATGGTAGATTTGAGATTCTGTCCCTGTCCGGATCATTCCTGCCGCCGCCGGCCCCGCCTGCAGCGTCAGGACTAGCCATATATCTGGCTGGTGGACAGGGACAGGTAGTAGGTGGGAGTGTGGTGGGCCCACTTTTGGCGGCCGGCCCGGTGGTGATCATGGCAGCCTCGTTCGGCAATGCAGCCTACGAGAGACTACCACTAGAAGAGGAGGAGGGGTCCGTCCCCGTCTCAGGAAGCGGAGGCGGGGGACTAGGATCCCCTGGAATTGTCGGACAACAGCCACAGCCACAACCGCAACCGCAACAACTAGTGGGAGGAGATCCCAATAGTTCATCAATGTTTCATGGTGGAGTGCCTCAAAATCTTCTTAATTCATGCCAATTGCCAGCTGAAGGTTTCTGGGGTGGTTCCGGTGCACGCCCTCCCTTTTAA